A part of Rhopalosiphum maidis isolate BTI-1 chromosome 3, ASM367621v3, whole genome shotgun sequence genomic DNA contains:
- the LOC113558550 gene encoding uncharacterized protein LOC113558550 isoform X1, which yields MNCDNSLFCTFELRSRGLETHVYCLNNNNYRGPVLLRTFFGGGNHWIVPTTRLNRFEMLCLNNDSKIQMRLNIQRHRQKLLQYLQNSNDTFLKPKIKLVSNSLERINSNHKIKPKIARSTELLNRKLEPTKNRNHKTRSTDTLNQLQPNIKVNVQAELPLSNIELKQKSISNNEIIDPPEPIIKKLKEQLIEELYNSSSESEDIDDNISVGSNEDWSEIFQTDNKSNVYNNVSSNSIHDVAVKYYEQKQLVNEKSKEQYSYYLNTRKKNQTIKSQHKSNDSDQKFRKPQDRSLHNAKERACREEIAKKFDILRKSCSYLNSNRRVPSKHSILLAAKKECDLLKHFQNKLIAEKNILRKANDLLKERIANINNKNSKDDIKIELEI from the exons ATGAACTGTGATAACAGTTTGTTTTGTACCTTCGAACTAAGATCGCGTGGTTTAGAAACGCATGTCTATTGTCTAAACAACAACAATTACAGAGGCCCAGTTTTGTTACGGACATTTTTTGGTGGAGGAAATCATTGGATTGTGCCTACAACTCGCCTG AACCGATTTGAAATGTTGTGCCTAAACAATGATAGCAAAATACAAATGAGGCTAAATATTCAACGACATCGACAAAAACTTCTTCAGTATTTACAGAATTCTaatgatacttttttaaaacctaaaatCAAATTAGTTTCAAATAGTTTAGAAAGAATTAATTcaaatcacaaaataaaaccaaaaattgcTCGAAGTACTGAATTACTAAACAGGAAACTTGAACCAACCAAGAATAGAAACCATAAAACTAGATCAACTGATACCTTAAATCAACTTCAACCAAACATTAAAGTAAATGTACAAGCCGAACTGCCTTTATCAAATATTGAGTTGAAACAAAAATCTATATcaaacaatgaaataatagATCCTCCTGAAcctatcataaaaaaacttaaagagCAATTGATTGAAGAGTTATATAACAGTAGTTCAGAATCAGAAGATATTGATGATAACATATCTGTTGGAAGTAATGAAGATTGGAgtgaaatttttcaaacagATAATAAGAGCAATGTATACAACAATGTCAGTAGCAATTCAATCCATGATGTAgcagttaaatattatgaacaaaaaCAACTGGTCAATGAAAAAAGTAAAGAACaat aTTCGTATTACCTGAACACCAGAAAGAAAAATCAGACCATAAAATCTCAACATAAAAGTAATGACTCTGATCAGAAGTTTAGAAAACCCCAAGATAGGTCTTTACATAATGCCAAAGAACGAGCATGTAGAGAAGAAATAGccaaaaaatttgatattctaAGAAAATCTTGTAGTTACTTGAACTCAAATAGACGTGTGCCATCAAAACATAGCATACTTTTAGCTGCAAAAAAAGAATGCGACTTGTTAAAAcactttcaaaataaattgattgcagaaaaaaatatattacgtaaaGCAAATGATCTTCTAAAGGAGAGGATAgctaatatcaataataaaaactcaaaagacgacataaaaatagaattagaGATTTAG
- the LOC113558550 gene encoding uncharacterized protein LOC113558550 isoform X2: MLCLNNDSKIQMRLNIQRHRQKLLQYLQNSNDTFLKPKIKLVSNSLERINSNHKIKPKIARSTELLNRKLEPTKNRNHKTRSTDTLNQLQPNIKVNVQAELPLSNIELKQKSISNNEIIDPPEPIIKKLKEQLIEELYNSSSESEDIDDNISVGSNEDWSEIFQTDNKSNVYNNVSSNSIHDVAVKYYEQKQLVNEKSKEQYSYYLNTRKKNQTIKSQHKSNDSDQKFRKPQDRSLHNAKERACREEIAKKFDILRKSCSYLNSNRRVPSKHSILLAAKKECDLLKHFQNKLIAEKNILRKANDLLKERIANINNKNSKDDIKIELEI, from the exons ATGTTGTGCCTAAACAATGATAGCAAAATACAAATGAGGCTAAATATTCAACGACATCGACAAAAACTTCTTCAGTATTTACAGAATTCTaatgatacttttttaaaacctaaaatCAAATTAGTTTCAAATAGTTTAGAAAGAATTAATTcaaatcacaaaataaaaccaaaaattgcTCGAAGTACTGAATTACTAAACAGGAAACTTGAACCAACCAAGAATAGAAACCATAAAACTAGATCAACTGATACCTTAAATCAACTTCAACCAAACATTAAAGTAAATGTACAAGCCGAACTGCCTTTATCAAATATTGAGTTGAAACAAAAATCTATATcaaacaatgaaataatagATCCTCCTGAAcctatcataaaaaaacttaaagagCAATTGATTGAAGAGTTATATAACAGTAGTTCAGAATCAGAAGATATTGATGATAACATATCTGTTGGAAGTAATGAAGATTGGAgtgaaatttttcaaacagATAATAAGAGCAATGTATACAACAATGTCAGTAGCAATTCAATCCATGATGTAgcagttaaatattatgaacaaaaaCAACTGGTCAATGAAAAAAGTAAAGAACaat aTTCGTATTACCTGAACACCAGAAAGAAAAATCAGACCATAAAATCTCAACATAAAAGTAATGACTCTGATCAGAAGTTTAGAAAACCCCAAGATAGGTCTTTACATAATGCCAAAGAACGAGCATGTAGAGAAGAAATAGccaaaaaatttgatattctaAGAAAATCTTGTAGTTACTTGAACTCAAATAGACGTGTGCCATCAAAACATAGCATACTTTTAGCTGCAAAAAAAGAATGCGACTTGTTAAAAcactttcaaaataaattgattgcagaaaaaaatatattacgtaaaGCAAATGATCTTCTAAAGGAGAGGATAgctaatatcaataataaaaactcaaaagacgacataaaaatagaattagaGATTTAG